A stretch of Mytilus edulis chromosome 11, xbMytEdul2.2, whole genome shotgun sequence DNA encodes these proteins:
- the LOC139495862 gene encoding uncharacterized protein: protein MAELDLSTLGEQLKSFMQNEIKNVITEKLVLESKDVQYKLESKINKAIEEFRTSMDTYTNGVLRNNSIVMQKTIERKLNKSLSRRVRRFRNIMNSDIQSTLQYVKNEIDAVLTENYNSSDSKNTDATRIGKLSGKFKGLSEQVKDSLYDSNVANRDSESSPKKNTLDHKGKLFYTMFPIQHTDSYNFNVQFIITADTPTDVDIISKYAKINRTVVINTGVAYIDIPSLVMNSETGRTFTTVMISSDQLITVVEMFHKSTCNYGSRKCESSSFIVLPSNKLGTEYSLTTYATNQQNCGIMASATNTTIYIESASVSDISVGGATIKPGQTFKLVLDYLEGFNINTDANLTGTKISANKQIVVVSGNKHVYFKEDRRCEEFCDYVSDTVCESLISADKWSRNFIIPLFQSASSIRIRIVSQNENTTTTIKATLSGPITVHGDNIEVDLSAKSYYVSASHPILLSMFIIFKNTGMAMSIVPGIDHFSKEYVIAPPKVLSYTNYISIIIKTSGVDGLRFVGNLLAVESTVIMARNESFTIVIKKMAGLSVYKIRHVSKTALFGVIVYGFDGSTAYGYPAGFRL, encoded by the exons ATGGCGGAACTGGATTTGTCGACCCTTGGAGAACAACTTAAATCATTCatgcaaaatgaaataaaaaatgtcataACTGAAAAGCTAGTACTAGAATCGAAAGATGTTCAATATAAGCTGGAGAGTAAAATTAACAAAGCAATAGAAGAGTTCAGAACATCAATGGATACTTACACGAATGGCGTGCTTCGTAATAATTCAATAGTGATGCAAAAGACAATTGAAAGGAAACTAAACAAATCATTATCTAGGCGAGTACGTCGTTTCAGAAACATCATGAATTCTGATATCCAATCTACACTACAGTATGTCAAAAATGAAATAGATGCAGTTCTTACAGAGAATTATAATAGTAGCGATTCTAAGAACACAGATGCGACACGAATTGGAAAATTGTCGGGAAAATTCAAAGGACTCTCAGAACAAGTGAAAG ATTCATTATATGATAGCAATGTCGCCAACAGGGACAGTGAATCTTCACCCAAAAAGAATACCCtag ATCACAAAGGCAAACTATTTTATACAATGTTCCCAATACAACATACAGACTCGTACAACTTTAATGTGCAGTTCATAATCACAGCAGACACGCCCACTGATGTTGATATCAtctcaaaatatgcaaaaattaaTAGAACTGTAGTCATTAACACGGGTGTTGCATACATTGACATTCCAAGCTTAGTAATGAATTCAGAAACGGGTAGAACATTTACAACCGTTATGATATCGTCTGATCAACTGATTACAGTTGTTGAAATGTTCCATAAATCGACTTGTAACTATGGATCACGTAAATGTGAATCGTCAAGTTTTATTGTACTACCCTCCAATAAATTAGGAACAGAATACTCACTTACAACATATGCAACCAACCAACAAAACTGTGGTATAATGGCTTCAGCTACAAACACTACAATTTATATAGAGTCTGCGTCAGTCAGTGATATATCAGTTGGAGGTGCAACTATAAAACCTGGACAGACGTTTAAATTGGTTCTTGATTATTTGGAAGGCTTTAACATCAATACAGATGCCAATCTTACTGGAACAAAAATTTCTGCAAACAAACAGATTGTTGTTGTATCAggaaataaacatgtttattttaaagAAGACCGCAGATGTGAAGAATTTTGTGACTATGTCTCGGATACTGTGTGCGAAAGTCTGATTTCTGCTGATAAATGGAGTCGCAATTTTATCATACCGCTATTCCAATCGGCGTCCAGTATCAGAATCCGAATCGTAAGCCAAAATGAAAATACCACCACAACCATAAAGGCTACTTTATCAGGGCCAATTACTGTGCATGGAGATAACATAGAGGTAGATTTATCTGCCAAGTCCTATTACGTATCTGCATCCCATCCGATCCTTTTGtctatgtttataatatttaaaaacacagGTATGGCTATGTCGATTGTTCCGGGAATAGATCATTTTTCAAAAGAGTATGTGATTGCACCACCAAAGGTTCTTTCATACACAAATTACATATCGATCATAATAAAAACATCGGGTGTCGACGGACTTCGATTTGTTGGTAACCTTTTGGCTGTAGAATCTACTGTAATAATGGCACGTAACGAAAGTTTTAcaattgttattaaaaaaatggctgGTCTTTCAGTTTACAAAATACGTCATGTGTCAAAGACTGCATTATTTGGAGTTATTGTTTATGGATTTGATGGAAGTACAGCCTATGGATATCCGGCAGGATTCAGATTATAA